The DNA window TCACCTCGCCTGCGATCGTTTTCGCCGCTCTGCGCCGGGAACTGGCGGGCGAACCGGTCATCGGCCGGGCCGGTATCATGCTGTGCGACGAGCGCGGCGGCACCGAACGCCATTGCGACCGCCTCCCCGCAAGCCTCGCCGGGCTCCATTCGGCGGACGAGGCGCTGCTCGGATTGTTCCTGCCTGCTTCCCCGCATGCAGAAAGGCTTCATCCGTTCGCCGGTCGGGCCATCGAAAGCACCCTTGCGCGCCTCTCATGCGAACTTTCCACGCCCTCCGGCGGCGCGCGGATGACGCGGGTCTGCACGCACCACGATGCAGGCTTCGTGGTCGACCTGCTGCTCGGCCTGTGCAACCGCCAGACGATCTATCTGCGCGCGGGGAACGCGGAGAGCGCGGCAGAGACGGTGCACGAGGCGATCGCGCTCGAAATCGACGATCTCGTCCTTGCGCCCGGCATGATCGAAGCGATCGCGCAGGACGGTCTGCAGCTGGAGGGGACGGCACGGACAGCGCTGGCCCGGATCCGGCTGCACACGGGGGGCGAACCGCTTTCCAGCGCCCAGCGCGACATGGCCGCGCGCCTGTTCGGCAAGGTATTCGTCGAACCGCCGCTTGCTGCGCTCGCCGTGTGAGGCGGTCCCGAGCGCCGGCAATCCGCCTTGCTCTCAGCCGCGATCCGTGCGGTTGAGCACCAGAAGCAGTCGAGGGCCGCTGGCGCTCGCGATCGGGGGAGAGCGGTGGATCGCCGGATGATCGGTCGCAAGCTTGCCCTTGAAGATGCCGACATCGCCGGGTTCGAGCCGGTTGATCGCGCGCGGTTCTTTGCCGGCGCGCACGCGCGCGGCGTCTGCGCGCGTGAGCCATTGCGTGCCCGGCCCGACATAGGTCGTGATCATCCGCGCGGCGACGTAATCGGCATGGAACTTGCGGCAGGAATCGGTCGTCACGACTTCGAGCCGCAATTCCAGTTCCTCGATTTCCATGACCGCGCAGAAGCGTTCGGCCAGAAGCGCGACATCATAGCAAAGCGCACGATGAAGATTGCGTCCCCCGAATCCATGGCTGGCGAGCGCCGCAGCGAAACGCGCCGCAAGGTCGGCGCGCGAGGCGTCGAAGCGGATATCCCGGGGGCTCCCTTCGATCAGCGCGCTCCAGTCGATCAACAAGTTGCGCTGCCAGATGGCGAGATTGCAGTCATCGTCGCTGATCGCGCCGAGTATCCCGGCAGCGGTGGATATCGCGGCGCCCGTTTCGCGCAAGGGTGCGCCTAGGGTTTGGGCACGGCTTTCCAAAGCTGCGGTTCGGGCGATCGTGGCGGTCACGGCAATTGCCTTTGCGTTCAAGATGTGATGTTGTAACATTTACCTAGTTCCCTTCTCACCCATATGCAAGAGAGCCATGAAACCCGCCGCCCCGAGCCCGCTGTTCGATCGCTTCGGCATCGCCCTTTCCGGGCTCTGCCTCGTCCATTGCCTTGCCCTCCCTGTCGCGCTCGCGCTCCTTCCTGTCCTCGCGTCGAGCGCATTGGGCACCCTGGCGCAGGCCGAGTGGTTCCATGCCGCACTGCTGGTGCCGGTCGTGCTGGTAAGCGGCGGCGTGCTCGGTCCGCGGGCGCTCGTCGTCCGGTGGCTAGGCCCGCTCCTCCTCTTTGCCCTTGGCGCCATGACGGGCGCGCTTTTCGTTGCGGTGCAGTGGCAGGAACAGGCGATGACCGCGGGCGGAGCCAGCCTTCTCATTCTCGCGCATTGGCTGAACCTGCGCGAACGCGGCCGGGCATGACGTCCCGGCAGCCCCACCGACCTTAGCCCCGTCCAGACCGGCCGACCGAACATGACCACCCTTTGCGTCCGCGATGTCGCCCTTTCCTATGACGGCCGACCGGTGCTGGAACAGGTGTCCTTCGACCTCGCACCGGGTTCGCGCACGCTGCTGCTCGGCGCGTCGGGGTCCGGCAAGTCGAGCCTTCTCAACATCGTCTGCGGCCTGCAATCGCCGGACCGGGGCGAGGTGAAACTGGGCGAAGAGGCGATCGCGCCTGCACGCTCCGCCGCCGCCGCGGACCGGGTTCGGCAGCGGCACATGGGGATCATCTTCCAGACCCTGCGCCTCGTCTCCGCGCTCAGCGTGCGCGGCAATCTGCTGCTCGCCCAGAAGCTTCAGACCGGAAGGCGCGACCCCGCCCTTGTCGACAGCGTGCTGCGCGAACTCGGCATTGCCGACCGCGCCCATGCCCGGCCCTTCGCGCTCAGCCAGGGCGAGGCGCAGCGGGCCGCGATCGCGCGCGCGCTGGTTGTGCGCCCGAAGCTGCTGATAGCGGACGAGCCGACCTCGGCGCTCGACCGCGACAATGCGCACAGGGTCGCAGGGCTGCTGCTCGATGCCGCCAAAGCCTCGCATGCGAGCCTTCTCATCGCGACCCATGACGAGCGGCTGCTGCCGCATTTCGAGAAGGTGCTGCGGATCGAGCGCGGCAGGATAGAGGAAGGGCGGATCACGGCATGATCTCGCTCGCGATCGCCTATCTCAAGGACCGCCCGCTGACGAGCGCGCTCAACGTGGCCCTGCTCGCAATTTCGGTCGCGCTGCTCGTCCTGCTGCTGCAATTCGGCCACCAGGCGGGTGAGCGGCTCGAGCGCGATGCGCGCGGGATCGACCTCGTCGTTGGAGCCAAGGGGTCGCCGCTCCAGCTGATCCTGTCAGCCGTGTTCCATATCGACCGGCCGACCGGCAACATCCCGCTGGACAGCCTCGACTTGCTGCGCCGCGACCCGGCAGTGGAGCGCGCGGTCCCGATCGCGCTGGGCGACAATTTCGCAGGCTACCGGATCGTCGGGACGGACGACTCGTTCATGGCGCTTTACGGGGCAGAACTGGCCAGCGGCAGCACCTTCGATGAACCGATGGAAGCCGTCCTCGGATCGGAAGTCGCGCGGGCGACCGGAGCGGGGCCTGGACAGGCCTTCGTCTCCAGCCACGGCCTTGCCGACGAACAGGACGCGGAACAGGGCCACGGCCATGCCCCGTTCGAAACCGTCGGCGTGCTCGTCCCGACCGGCACGGTGGTCGATCGGCTCGTCCTGACGCCCTATGAAAGCGTATGGGACGTTCACGGCATCGCGCACGGCCGACCGGAGAGCGAACACGCGCACGATCATGAAAGCGCCGCAGGGGATGCCGGGGCACCGGACCAGCCGGGCAGGCGCAGCGCCCTCACCATGACTTCCCGCGCGCCGGAAGCCGAACTCACCGCGCTTCTCGTCACCTACCGCAACGCCGCGGGCGCGCTTCGCATTCCCGCGCTGGTCAACCGGCAGACCGCGATGCAGGCCGCCGTCCC is part of the Erythrobacter litoralis genome and encodes:
- a CDS encoding MerC domain-containing protein, whose product is MKPAAPSPLFDRFGIALSGLCLVHCLALPVALALLPVLASSALGTLAQAEWFHAALLVPVVLVSGGVLGPRALVVRWLGPLLLFALGAMTGALFVAVQWQEQAMTAGGASLLILAHWLNLRERGRA
- a CDS encoding ABC transporter permease — translated: MISLAIAYLKDRPLTSALNVALLAISVALLVLLLQFGHQAGERLERDARGIDLVVGAKGSPLQLILSAVFHIDRPTGNIPLDSLDLLRRDPAVERAVPIALGDNFAGYRIVGTDDSFMALYGAELASGSTFDEPMEAVLGSEVARATGAGPGQAFVSSHGLADEQDAEQGHGHAPFETVGVLVPTGTVVDRLVLTPYESVWDVHGIAHGRPESEHAHDHESAAGDAGAPDQPGRRSALTMTSRAPEAELTALLVTYRNAAGALRIPALVNRQTAMQAAVPASETARLLDLLGASLEGVRVLGWLLAVTGGLAIFVALLNMVRSREGDLALLRVMGASRMQVFATVLLEGVVTAVLGAALGWFAAHCLIAAARANFATLGNLGLAAWHPLPEELLLVAAVLGLGALAALIPALRIYRVDAARILARS
- a CDS encoding AMP-binding protein, giving the protein MLCDERGGTERHCDRLPASLAGLHSADEALLGLFLPASPHAERLHPFAGRAIESTLARLSCELSTPSGGARMTRVCTHHDAGFVVDLLLGLCNRQTIYLRAGNAESAAETVHEAIALEIDDLVLAPGMIEAIAQDGLQLEGTARTALARIRLHTGGEPLSSAQRDMAARLFGKVFVEPPLAALAV
- a CDS encoding DUF1826 domain-containing protein, with translation MRETGAAISTAAGILGAISDDDCNLAIWQRNLLIDWSALIEGSPRDIRFDASRADLAARFAAALASHGFGGRNLHRALCYDVALLAERFCAVMEIEELELRLEVVTTDSCRKFHADYVAARMITTYVGPGTQWLTRADAARVRAGKEPRAINRLEPGDVGIFKGKLATDHPAIHRSPPIASASGPRLLLVLNRTDRG
- a CDS encoding ABC transporter ATP-binding protein, producing the protein MTTLCVRDVALSYDGRPVLEQVSFDLAPGSRTLLLGASGSGKSSLLNIVCGLQSPDRGEVKLGEEAIAPARSAAAADRVRQRHMGIIFQTLRLVSALSVRGNLLLAQKLQTGRRDPALVDSVLRELGIADRAHARPFALSQGEAQRAAIARALVVRPKLLIADEPTSALDRDNAHRVAGLLLDAAKASHASLLIATHDERLLPHFEKVLRIERGRIEEGRITA